A genomic window from Variovorax paradoxus includes:
- a CDS encoding enoyl-CoA hydratase/isomerase family protein, giving the protein MSDYTKLQLTLEGTIARIWLDQPDARNAFDDIVIAELTQAFTEAGAAPQVKAIVLGANGPAFCAGANLNWMRRMADYTRSENVADAGKLAAMLRTIAECPKPTIARVQGDVYAGGMGLVAACDMAVSVDTAWYCLSEVKIGLVPATISPYVLRAMGTRASQRYFLTAERFTAAEAHRIGFVHEVVAADALDAKVDELVKALTGASPAAVRACKQLIADVADREIDDALIAKTVEGIADIRASDEGREGVQAFLQKRKPSWLETNKA; this is encoded by the coding sequence ATGAGCGACTACACAAAACTGCAACTGACCCTCGAAGGCACCATCGCCCGCATCTGGCTCGACCAGCCCGACGCACGCAACGCCTTCGACGACATCGTCATCGCCGAGCTGACGCAGGCCTTCACCGAAGCCGGCGCCGCGCCGCAGGTCAAGGCCATCGTGCTCGGCGCCAACGGACCGGCCTTCTGCGCGGGCGCGAATCTCAACTGGATGCGCCGCATGGCCGACTACACGCGCAGCGAGAACGTCGCCGACGCGGGCAAGCTGGCTGCGATGCTGCGCACCATTGCCGAGTGCCCCAAGCCCACCATCGCGCGCGTGCAGGGCGATGTGTATGCGGGCGGCATGGGGCTGGTGGCCGCGTGCGACATGGCCGTGAGCGTGGACACCGCGTGGTACTGCCTGAGCGAAGTGAAGATCGGCCTCGTGCCCGCGACCATCAGCCCGTACGTGCTGCGCGCGATGGGCACGCGCGCTTCGCAGCGCTATTTCCTCACGGCCGAGCGTTTCACCGCTGCCGAGGCGCATCGCATCGGTTTCGTGCATGAAGTGGTTGCTGCCGATGCGCTCGATGCCAAGGTCGACGAGCTCGTGAAGGCATTGACCGGCGCGAGCCCTGCGGCCGTGCGTGCCTGCAAGCAGCTGATTGCCGATGTTGCCGACCGCGAGATCGACGACGCGCTGATCGCGAAGACCGTCGAGGGCATCGCCGACATCCGCGCGAGCGACGAAGGCCGCGAGGGGGTGCAGGCCTTCCTGCAGAAGCGCAAGCCCTCGTGGCTGGAAACTAACAAGGCCTGA
- a CDS encoding SMI1/KNR4 family protein — protein sequence MAHDALIERMDAWLAAHRADYHAVLQPGVSDADLDAFEAKFSLKLPEAFRALYRWRNGQPNSSFDSLQDNRMFSALEDITDTKEMFDDMIGSDFEDPATWRRGWVPFLSNGGGSHLCVDIDAEGGGEAGQLIAFWKADEDRPVEHASVHAWLADLVASMEAGTIEFD from the coding sequence ATGGCGCACGACGCACTCATCGAGCGCATGGACGCGTGGCTGGCCGCGCATCGCGCGGACTACCACGCGGTGCTGCAGCCCGGCGTGAGCGACGCTGACCTCGACGCATTCGAAGCGAAGTTCTCGCTGAAGCTGCCAGAGGCCTTTCGCGCGCTCTACCGCTGGCGCAACGGCCAGCCGAACAGCAGCTTCGACAGCCTGCAGGACAACCGCATGTTCAGCGCGCTCGAGGACATCACCGACACCAAGGAGATGTTTGACGACATGATCGGCTCCGACTTCGAAGACCCGGCCACGTGGCGGCGCGGCTGGGTGCCGTTTCTGTCGAACGGCGGCGGCAGCCACTTGTGCGTGGACATCGACGCCGAAGGCGGCGGCGAGGCCGGCCAGCTGATCGCCTTCTGGAAGGCGGACGAAGACCGCCCCGTCGAACATGCGTCCGTCCATGCATGGCTCGCGGACCTCGTCGCTTCCATGGAAGCCGGCACCATCGAATTCGACTGA
- a CDS encoding DUF4126 domain-containing protein: MNTSLDMPQLIALAAAIGWASGVRLYLVVLLTGVVGYFGWVPLPSGLQLLAHPVVIAASGFMVFIEFFADKIPGLDSLWDVVHTAIRIPAGAALAASVFGADHGVMAVVAALVGGSFAATAHAAKATTRAAINTSPEPFSNVGASLVEDTMVPAGLWLAVAHPFVFLVLFVLVLVLSVWLIRKSWRFLRALFARVARIFSGRPDPGVVPAFQLKKNPPGDTPNV; encoded by the coding sequence ATGAACACCAGCCTCGACATGCCCCAGCTGATCGCACTGGCCGCCGCCATCGGCTGGGCCAGCGGCGTGCGGCTTTACCTGGTCGTGCTGCTGACCGGCGTGGTGGGCTACTTCGGCTGGGTGCCGCTGCCGAGTGGGCTGCAGTTGCTGGCGCATCCGGTCGTGATCGCGGCCAGCGGCTTCATGGTGTTCATCGAATTCTTCGCGGACAAGATCCCCGGCCTCGATTCGCTGTGGGACGTTGTACACACCGCCATCCGCATTCCGGCTGGCGCGGCGCTCGCGGCCAGCGTGTTCGGCGCCGACCATGGCGTGATGGCCGTCGTCGCGGCGCTGGTGGGCGGCAGTTTCGCGGCCACGGCGCATGCGGCCAAGGCCACGACGCGCGCGGCCATCAACACATCGCCCGAGCCGTTTTCGAACGTGGGCGCTTCGCTGGTCGAAGACACGATGGTGCCGGCGGGCCTGTGGCTCGCGGTGGCGCACCCCTTCGTCTTTCTCGTGCTGTTCGTGCTGGTGCTTGTGCTGAGCGTGTGGCTCATCCGCAAGAGCTGGCGTTTCCTCAGGGCGCTGTTCGCCCGCGTGGCTCGCATCTTCAGCGGCCGACCCGATCCGGGCGTGGTGCCCGCGTTCCAACTGAAAAAGAATCCTCCGGGAGACACTCCGAATGTTTAA